The following proteins are co-located in the Heliorestis convoluta genome:
- a CDS encoding site-2 protease family protein — translation MLDLSLASLAAKAPAILLGLALHEYAHAKAATMLGDPTPEQEGRLTINPLPHLDVIGTLMLIIAPIGWAKPVNVNPYNFRGDPKRGMMYVSLAGPAMNIFLALISMILLVGFYRQPELHSVLQWMIIVNISLAVFNMLPIPPLDGSKVLAGLLPYRHLGWMSKVEQYGPLILIVAVVTGIAQMIIRPLWILVHDGFIYPIGRFIGSFIFF, via the coding sequence ATGCTTGATTTATCCTTGGCTTCTCTGGCGGCGAAAGCGCCGGCCATACTGTTGGGCTTAGCCCTTCACGAGTACGCCCATGCCAAGGCCGCTACGATGCTTGGGGATCCCACGCCGGAACAGGAAGGTCGCTTAACGATTAACCCTTTGCCGCACCTTGATGTCATTGGCACCTTGATGCTGATCATTGCGCCGATTGGATGGGCCAAACCTGTCAATGTAAATCCTTACAACTTTCGGGGCGACCCAAAACGTGGCATGATGTATGTTTCCTTAGCGGGACCGGCCATGAACATCTTTTTAGCCCTTATATCGATGATTTTGCTTGTTGGTTTTTACAGACAGCCGGAACTTCATAGCGTCTTACAATGGATGATTATTGTAAATATCTCTTTGGCTGTCTTTAATATGCTCCCCATTCCACCACTGGATGGTTCGAAAGTACTAGCAGGATTGTTACCGTACCGACATCTAGGCTGGATGAGTAAGGTAGAACAATACGGTCCCCTCATTCTTATTGTAGCTGTTGTTACAGGCATTGCACAAATGATCATTCGACCTCTTTGGATACTCGTCCACGATGGCTTTATCTATCCCATAGGTCGATTTATAGGATCTTTTATATTTTTTTGA